Proteins encoded in a region of the Oscillospiraceae bacterium MB24-C1 genome:
- a CDS encoding glutamate-5-semialdehyde dehydrogenase — protein MYDLVSLGKNARKAARQLITLDTAAKNAGLLAIAAKLRENKSAILEANRLDIANAEASGVRTVMIDRLTLTSERIDGIAAAAEEVVALPDPVGAIDEGLTRPNGLRIVKTRVPIGVIAMIYEARPNVTVDAAVICLKSGNACILRGGKEAYATNRVLVALMREAVQSVGIPSDVISFVEDTSHDTAERLMRLDGYVDLLIPRGSAKLIQSVVKHASVPTIETGAGNCHVYVDSAADLDMAVDIVDNSKTQRPSVCNSLETVLVHRNVAEKFLPMMKTALDSHNTELRGCPETRAILKDIKPANESDWETEYNDYILAVKVVGGVDEAMDHIAKYSTGHSDGIVTDSVSASHRFVAGVDSAAVYVNASTRFTDGGEFGLGAEIGISTQKLHARGPMGLRELTSIKYIVTGDGQIRA, from the coding sequence ATGTATGACCTGGTATCCTTAGGTAAAAATGCCCGCAAGGCGGCCCGTCAGCTTATCACGCTGGACACTGCCGCTAAAAATGCGGGGCTATTGGCCATTGCCGCGAAGCTGCGCGAAAACAAGTCGGCCATTTTAGAAGCCAACCGACTGGATATTGCCAACGCCGAAGCCAGCGGCGTGAGAACCGTGATGATAGACCGCCTAACCCTCACCAGCGAGCGGATTGATGGCATTGCCGCCGCCGCCGAGGAGGTTGTTGCGCTGCCCGACCCGGTCGGCGCTATCGACGAGGGACTCACCCGCCCCAACGGTCTGCGCATCGTTAAAACCCGCGTGCCGATCGGCGTTATCGCCATGATTTACGAAGCCCGTCCCAATGTGACGGTAGATGCTGCCGTCATCTGTTTAAAGAGCGGCAACGCCTGTATTCTGCGTGGTGGCAAGGAGGCGTATGCCACTAACCGCGTGCTGGTCGCGCTGATGCGTGAGGCAGTGCAATCGGTCGGAATTCCCTCGGATGTTATCAGTTTTGTCGAAGACACCTCACATGACACCGCTGAACGGCTCATGCGGCTCGACGGCTATGTCGACCTACTCATTCCGCGCGGCAGCGCCAAGCTGATTCAATCGGTTGTCAAGCACGCTAGCGTGCCCACCATTGAAACCGGTGCAGGCAATTGCCACGTCTATGTCGATTCGGCCGCCGACCTTGATATGGCGGTGGATATCGTCGACAACAGCAAAACACAGCGCCCCTCGGTCTGCAATTCGCTCGAGACGGTGCTGGTACACCGCAATGTTGCAGAAAAGTTTTTGCCGATGATGAAAACGGCACTGGACAGCCACAACACTGAGCTGCGCGGCTGCCCCGAAACCCGCGCCATTTTAAAGGACATCAAACCCGCGAATGAAAGCGATTGGGAAACCGAATATAACGACTACATCCTTGCTGTAAAGGTTGTGGGCGGCGTCGATGAAGCGATGGATCACATCGCGAAGTACTCCACCGGACATTCCGATGGCATCGTCACCGACAGCGTCTCGGCCAGCCATCGGTTTGTGGCCGGGGTCGATTCGGCGGCGGTATATGTCAACGCCTCGACCCGATTTACCGACGGCGGGGAATTTGGCCTTGGCGCCGAAATCGGCATATCCACCCAAAAGCTGCACGCAAGAGGCCCCATGGGGCTGCGTGAGCTAACCTCGATTAAATATATCGTAACAGGTGACGGACAGATTCGCGCCTGA
- the proB gene encoding glutamate 5-kinase: MNRFLEAKRIVIKIGTTTLTHGGGLINYRRLESLVKTLADLKNSGKEIVLVSSGAIGVGIGELGLKSRPSDMPTKQACAAIGQCELMYTYDKLFSEYNHSVAQILLTRDVVEEEQRQQNVVNTFERLLEFGVIPIVNENDTVSTEEIEFGDNDTLSAIVAKLIHADVLVLLSDIDGLYTANPKEDSTATLIPVVENIEDVRHLAGGSSSIFGRGGMITKINAAEIACGAGIDMSIINGSQPALLYELFDGAPIGTYFLGRKQDV; the protein is encoded by the coding sequence ATGAACCGTTTTCTGGAAGCGAAACGCATTGTCATTAAGATTGGCACAACCACTCTCACCCATGGCGGCGGCTTAATTAACTACCGCCGTCTTGAAAGTCTGGTCAAAACGCTGGCCGACTTGAAAAACAGCGGTAAGGAGATTGTGCTGGTGTCGTCCGGCGCTATCGGCGTAGGTATTGGGGAACTAGGGCTTAAAAGCCGACCTAGTGACATGCCAACCAAGCAGGCCTGTGCCGCCATTGGTCAGTGCGAGCTGATGTATACTTATGACAAGCTTTTCAGTGAATATAATCATTCAGTTGCGCAAATTTTGCTCACCCGCGATGTTGTGGAAGAGGAGCAGCGCCAACAAAACGTCGTCAACACCTTTGAACGTCTACTGGAATTCGGCGTCATTCCGATCGTCAACGAAAACGACACCGTTTCGACCGAAGAAATTGAGTTCGGCGATAACGATACCCTTTCGGCCATTGTCGCAAAGCTGATTCATGCCGATGTGCTAGTGCTGCTTTCGGACATCGATGGCCTTTACACCGCCAACCCGAAGGAGGATTCGACCGCAACGCTGATTCCCGTGGTTGAAAATATCGAGGATGTCCGCCATCTGGCGGGCGGAAGCTCCAGTATATTCGGACGCGGCGGCATGATCACTAAGATAAACGCCGCCGAAATTGCCTGCGGCGCCGGCATTGATATGTCGATCATCAATGGCTCGCAACCTGCGTTGCTTTACGAGCTGTTTGACGGCGCACCGATAGGCACATACTTTTTGGGGAGGAAGCAAGATGTATGA